The Luteibacter flocculans genomic interval GATGCCTGCCAGGATGATGGCAACCTTGCGGAACGAATTGAACTGCCAGACGAACAGCAACAGCATGCCGCCGATGGCCAACGGCATGTAACGGGTGAGCACGGCATTGGTTTCAGCGGAATCTTCGATCTCGCCACCCAGCGTGATCGCATAGCCCGGCGGCAGTGCGATCTGACGGATGCGCGGCGCAAGCGTCGTGGCGATCTCATCGGCCGTCATGGAAGGGTTGCGTGCGGTCACCGTGATGGATCGCATCAAATTGCGCCGTTGCAGGACACCTGGCTCGGAGTCCAACGTGATCGTCGCCAGGGCCGACAGCGCTACCGGGTCACCGCTGGCGCGATGAATCAAGGTGTCGCCCAGATCGGCTCCCGGCGCACGTTCGACGGCATCGCCCCGGATCACGACCGGCACGGCCGTGCCATTGTCCTGAATCTCGGTCGCCTCGTTTCCACCGAAGCGCGTTTGCAAAGATGCCATGACGTCGCTGCGGTTCAGGCCGAAGGCACGGAGCTTTTGCGGGTCGATGTCCACGCGATACCGAGGAATGCGCGGCCCCCAACTGTCCAGCACATCCTCCGTGCCGGGTAACGCACGTAACGCCGCGGCGACCTTGCTGCTCAGTGCACGAAGCTGGGCTTCGCCGGGTCCGCTGATCCGGTAGACCGCGACACCGGATTCCGTGGACCCCAACGAAAAGCGTTTGGGCTCGGCGTAGGCCTGCGGGTAGTGCTGGCTTAGATACGATCTGGCGCGCGCAATGACGGTGTCGACATCGGTGCCGGGTTTTACCGACACGGTGAAGTACCCGATGTTGGCGCCCGGCAGCGGCGGGTTCAGGCCAAGCACGATGCGCGGTCCCCCATCGGCAACGTATCCGATGCTGCTTTCCACCTCGGGATTCGCTTTCGTGTCCGCCAGCCACGTGCTGATCTGTCGTACGACGCTCAAGGTCTCGCGAGCGTCGGTGCCCGGCTGCAACGTGAGCGGGATCTGGAACTGCAGTCGATCGGATTTGGGTAGGAAGTCGTAGGGCAAATGAGTGAGTGTCCAGCCCGCCGCACCCAGGCAGAGAAGCATGGAGCCGAGATAAAGCGCCTTGTGCTCTAGCACCCATCCGATGGCGCGTCGGTAAGTGCGATAGAACGTCGATTCACGTGTGCTTTCCGCGTGTTCCTGAACATGCACGCGGGCGAAGTAAAAGCACAGCAGCGGCGTGACGGTGAGGCCCAGTAGCCATGATCCAAGGAGCGTCACCGCAAGCACCTCGGCCAGCGAGCGCATGTATTCGTTCGTGCTGGTATGGCCGAGAAAAAAGGGCGAGAACGCAAACACGATGACCAGCGTCGATACCAGGAGCGGAATGGCGAGCGTCCGCCCGGCTTCGATGCAGGCCTGCCGCCGCTCCTCGCCTGCCTTCAACCGCCGCTCGATGTCCTCGGCGATCACGATGCCGTTGTCCACGAGAAGACCCAGGGCGAGGATGATGGCCGCTATCGAGACCATCTGCAGCGCAATGCCGAACACGCGCATGATCAACAGCGAACTCAGGATGGTCAGAGGCACGATGGCGCCCACTACCAGACCCATGCGCCAGCCGAGAAAAAGCATGACCACGGCCATCACGATGACGACCGTCTCGCCCATGACGTGATGCATTCGGCTCATCTGGCGGGCGACGACATCGGCCTGGAACGTCACGATGTGTGCCTGAAATCCCGCCGGTAACTGCTGCGTCGCCTCATCGATGCGTTTCTTCAGGGCCTTGCCGAACGTCGCAATGTCCAACCCGTCCTGCATGGCGACGGAGACGACCACCGCTGTCTCGCCTCGATAGATGGCCGCGGCCTGGGGCGGGTCTTGGGGCATGGTCTGCACGTTGGCGACGTCGCCGAGCGGAATCTCATCATTCCCGTCTTCGCGTGGCACGGAGAGTTGGAATCGACGCAGATCGTCCGCCGAGCGAAGACGTCCCCCGACGCTCACGGACAACGCCATGCCCAATGCTGTGGGTTCGCCGGTCGAGGCGACGTCATTCTGTGCAGCCAGTTGCTGAGCGGCGGCAGCGGGTGTCAGTCCGAGCGAGGCGAGCTTCGTGCGATCGAACTGCACGTAGATACGTGTGTCCTGCATGCCGTTGAAGCTCACCCGCGACACACCATCGAGCGCGTACAGCGCCGCACGGAATCGATGGAGTGGCTCACGCATCTCGGCCGGAGAGAATCCGGGGGCGGTCACTGCGATCGATGCCACCGATACGCTGGCGAAGTTGTCGTCGAGAAAAGGTCCCAAGGTGCCTGCGGGATAGCCTTGCCCCACTTCGGCGAGCTTCGATCGGACGTTCAGCCACAGGGCATCCAGATCGGTGACGCGGTCGTAGGCCGTGAGTTGAATCACGACGGAGCCGGGCCGGGCATTGCTGACGATGGTCTTCAGGCCATCCAGTTCACGCAACCGTTCCTCGGCAGGCTTTGCCAGCATCGTTTCGACCTCGTCCGCTGGCATGCCAGGATGGCTGATCGACACGATGGCATCGCGCACGGTCACCGAAGGTTCTTCCTGGGAGGGGAAATGCAGGAACGTCCAGGTACCCGCCACGAGGATGAGTGCGGTGATGAAGAGGGTCAGGCGGCTCGAGGTGAGGGCCGATCGGGTCAGGAACATCACGGATTCTCCAATTCGCTGCCGCCTTCCCAGGTCACGACGGCCTGGCCATCGCTGAGGAACGCGGTGCCGGCTTTCACGACACGCTCGCCGATCGAGAGGCCTGCGCCGATCAAGGCGCGATCGCCACGGATTGCCGCTACGGTGACGGGGCGACGCATGACTTGTCCGTGGACGGCGTCGAACACGAACACGCTTCCTCTCCCGGCTGAAGCGTCCGGTATCAAGGCGGTCAACGGGATCGCCGTGTCGCGTTGGTCGGCCGATGGACTGCGCAGCTTGAGTTCCACCCGTTGACCGGGCAGCAGCCCACCCGGGGGCGCCAGCACACGAAAGATGCCCTCGGCGATCGCACCTTGCGCCATGTGCCGAGACAGGTGACTCAGTTGTACGTGGGCCCGAATGCCATCGGGTCCGATGAGCTGCGCGGTGTCGCCGACCGCAACGACCGAAGCGAGTTTGGCGGGCAGGGACGCAACGACTTCGAGCTCCGATTCGCCTTCGACGGTGAGCACGCTCTGACCCGCGGATAGATCGCCGCCCGGTTCCGCCATGCGGGTGACGACCGCTCCGGGAAACGGGGCGAGGATGCGGGTGTGTTCCACGTCGCGTTGTGCAAGCGCGACGGCAGCGTCTGCGGCCGTCGCCTTGCCGTGTGCGGCCTGCTCGGCGGCGCGTGCTCGGGACAGTGTGGACTGCGAGGCGGCCCCGTCATCGAACAAGGCCTGCTGCTGGCGCAACTGCTCGACCTGATCGAGCCATTCGCCTCGGGAGGCGAGTGCTTCCGAGCGCGCCTGCGCAAGCCGGAGACGTGCAGGCGCGGGGTCAAGGGTGGCGAGGGTGTCTCCCTGCGCGAATCGATCCCCCGGTTGCACGGCGACGGAAGCGAGTCGACCCGCCATGTCGAAGCCGAGTGTCGCGCGTTGTGCCTGACGCACCTGCCCCAGCACCGATGACGTGGCATCGGGTGCCGACGTCACCTGCGCCAGCACGACGTAGCGTTCGGCCGGTCGATGCCTTGGCGGCCTGTCGCAGGCAGTGAGAAGGCATACGGCGACCAGGCCGGCAGCCGCGAAAAGAGAGCGCATCATGAAACGGACTCCAGGGGTGGAAGACGAAACGGGGGAGCGGCGTGGCGCGTTGTTATCCGCGCCCTGGATTGGCGGACGGCGGCGAGGGAAGGTCGACGCCGTAGAACGCCCGGAAGACGGCCAGCCTGCTCACGGCCTGATCGCGCTCCGCCGAAAGGCAGTCCATCTGGACCTGAGCGGCATCGATGCTCTGCGACAACAGCTCGGAAGGATCTTCGAGGCCCGCCGCGTGTCGCGCCTTGGCCTTTTGAAGGCGCGCTGCGTCCGCAGCGCACAGGGGCGTCATCCGTTCCACACGCGTGGCGGCGGCTTGCCGTTCGTCCAGCGCGTCGGCGACCTCGCGAAAGGCGCGCTGCACCGTCGATTCATAGTCCGCGACGGCCGCATGCTTGCGCGCCTCGGCAAGATCCAGGTTCGCCCGACGCGCGCCGCCATCGAACAGGGGAATATCCAGTTGGGGCAGGAAGGTCCATCCGCCCGTGTTCGCACTGAACAGGTGCCCCAGATCGGGAGAGACGTGTCCCAGAGAAGAAGACAGGCGAATGGAGGGGAAGAACGCCGCACGCGCGGCACCGATGTTTGCATTGGCCGCACGCAGGCGTTCTTCGGCGCCGACGATGTCCGGCCGCGACAAAAGCACGTCCGATGGCAAGGAGGCCAGCGCTTGCGACATCGAATCCGTCCGCCCCAAGGAGGCCAGATTCGACGAAGGCGGCGACAACTGGTAGCCACAAAGCGATTGCAGATAACGCAGCGCCTGGGCGTGTTTGCGATCGGCATTCATGCGCGCAAGATGGGCCTTCGTCACGACGTCGCGTCGAGCCTGCAGATCGTCGGCCGACAGCGTGCCCACGGCGTGTTGTTTCTCCGCATGGGTCAGAAGAACGTCCGCCGCCTGATCGGCTTCCCGTGCCTTGTCGCCGATCTCGGCGGCGGCACGCTCGTCCACATAGGCGCCAAGCACTTCCGCGATGAGCGCGCCGCGTGCCTCGGTCTGCGCGGCCTTGCTGCTCAAGTAGTCGTGCGCTGCCGCGTCCGAGAGCGCATGAAGTCGCCCGAAGAAATCCAGTTCGTCATGCAGTTCAAGCGTTGCCGACGTGAAGTCGCGACCCAGCATCGCCTGCGCACCGGCGTCGTCCAGGTGGACGCGATCGCGTTGGGCGGCGGCATCCAGTTGAGGAAACAGGGCCGATCGCGCCGATGCGCGCTGCGCACGTGCTTGCGCAACCTCCGAGGCGACCTTGCGCATATCGGGGTTGCTCGCCAGCGCGGCGGCGACGATGCGGGCGCCCTCGCCATCGGGCGAGAATGAAGCGATGAAGCGTGCTTCGTCCGGGGAGAACGTGCTGTTCGGCGACGCCTTGCCGTCATTCGGACCCGCCGGCGCACGGGACGCGCTCAACGTGGAGGGCAGGGCAACCCCGGGGCGCTCGAACCGTGGCGTCAGTGAGCAGGCCGAGAGCAAGGCGCTGGCCGTCGCGAGGACAAGCAAGGCGATGGAGTGGGGCCAGAGCAGGCGATCATGGGGCGGGCGGCAGGGCATGACACGTCACTTGAATGTTAAGCTGCGCGCATTGTTCACCCGCTTTCTGAAGGCTTCATCGGCCTTTCTTCAAGATTTGATCAAGGAGACCTTCATGCGTCGTCGGGTGCTCGTTATCGAGGATGATGCCGATAGCGCAAGCATCCTCCTTGCCTATCTCGAGAAGGACGGATTCGACGTCCACGTCGCCCCGGACGGTCGCAAGGGCATCGATGCTCACGCGCAATGGAAGCCGGATATCGTGTTGCTCGACATCATGCTGCCCGAGGTGAGCGGCATCGATGTGCTGAGCGCAATCCGCCGTACCAGCGAGACCCCAGTGATCATGCTCACGGCCCTTGGCGACGAGCCCGACAAGATCGGTGCCCTGCGCTTCGGCGCGGATGACTACATCGTCAAGCCGTACAGCCCAAGGGAGGTCGTGGCTCGCGTGCATGCCGTGCTCCGGCGCGCCGTTCAATCCGCTTCCACCTCATCGAACACGACCTTCAGCGAAGGCCCGTTGATCGTCGACACCCAGGCAGTCACCGCCACGGTCAGCCATCCGGGACGCGACAGCGTCACGCTGGACCTGACGCCGACCGAATTCGGCATCCTCGCCATGCTGGTAAAGACGCCCTTCAAGGCGTTCACCCGCATGGAGCTCTTGGAAGCCTGCATGCCCGATAGCGATGCGCTGGAACGGGTGATCGACACGCACGTGCACAACCTTCGCAGGAAGTTGAGTGCGGAAGGCGTCAGCGGCGTTCTCGTGACGGTCAGGGCGGTGGGATACCGTTACCGATGACCACGCAAGAGCGACCGCCGGCGCCGCGCTCACGCTCGCTATGGCGGTGGGTGGCCGTACGCATGAGCTTGCTCGCCGTGGGCGTGGTGCTGCTCATCGCGCTGGCGATGTGGCTGCGCCTTGCGTTCGAGGTGTACGCGATCGAGCGGCGCATTCCGCCGGAAACGCTCGCGAAGATATCCGTCCTGAAAGCCTCCCCGGAGCAGAACGATCAGGCGCTCTGGACCTATCTGCGCCAGTATTACAAGGCGCAGGATCTCCTCCCCAGTGTCGTGGGTTCGGATTGGTTGATCTTCTACGCGCTGGTACTTGCCTCCATCCCGCTCATCATTGCCTTGGGCTTCCTGGCGTCTCGTCCTCTGTCGCGCCAGTTTTCGGTGGTTGCTGCGACGGCGCGGCGTGTGACCAGCGGTGATTTCTCGGCACGCGCCGAGCTGGTTCCCGGTGCGCCTCTGGAATTGAACCGGCTTGCGGAAGACTTCAATGCCATGTGCGAGAAACTGTCTCGCTACGAGCGCGAGGTACTCGAGTCCAGCGCCATCCTGGCGCACGAATTGCGCACGCCGCTGAACGCGGCCATGGGACGGGTCCAGGGCATCCTCGACGGCGTCTTCGCGCCGGAACCTGACCAGCTCACGCTGATCCACCGACAGCTCACGCAGCTCAATCGCCTGATCTCCGATCTTCACTTCCTGTCGATGGCCAGAGCCGGTGAACTTCACTTCATCGATGAACCGTTCGATATGGCTGAGCTCGTGGCTGAGCGCATGGCGTGGTCATCGCCGGCAATCGAGGAGGCCGGCATGGTGGCGACGTTCGATGCGCCCCCTGGCATCCTGTGGCACGGGGATCGTGGCCGCGTCGGGCAAGTGATCTCCATCCTGATCGAGAACGCACTGCGTTACGCCGCCGCGGGAAAGGCGCTGTCGCTTCGCGTACGCGCCAACGAGAAGGCCGTGACGATCGATGTGCAGGACCGCGGTCCTGGCATCGCAGAAGACGACCTGCCCCGTGTGTTTGATCGGTTCTGGCGTGCGGAGCATTCGCGAGGGCGTCATTCGGGTGGTAGCGGCCTCGGATTGTCGATCGCCGATGTCGTCGTCGAAGCTCACGGTGGATCGATCGTCGCCCGCAATCGTGATGGCGGCGGTCTGGTCGTCACGCTGACTCTGCCTTATCGCTGACGCGCAGGCGTCGACACCGTTCGATGCGTTCCCGGGGCGCGTGTGAGCAGCGTCGATCGCGGGGTGGGTGCCGCGCGTCTACAGGGAGTAATTCACGGCCAGTGCCGTACCCAGTGCCGTGTGCCGTTTGACGAGCGGGCTGTCGCCTGCTTTGCCCATGTAGTGGGTGCCTTGCAACACGAGGTTGCTTGACCAGTGCGGGCTGAACACGTGAGTCCAGGTGGCGCTGCCTGAATACGCGTACAAGCCGGCGTCGGCCTGATAGGCGGCATAGCCGCTGCGACGACTTTGCACAGGGGAGACGCCAAAATAGGCGCGATCGAAGGCGCGGTTGCCGGCGTGCAGGTCGGCGTTGACGGCCACGCTATCCGTCTCGCTCTGCCAAAGCCCCACTTCGACACCGGCGCGGTATCGCGCCCGATGCGTGCCGTCCTTGAGCGAGTACTCGGCTTCCGCGCTGGCTGAAAGCATGGCGTTGAACTGCTGCGCCACGATGGTGCGGCTCACGACGGAGCCGGCCACGTCGCCCATGCCGCGGAGCGTTCGCGAACCGGGACGAAACGTGCTGTCCCGGTCGACGCGGCCGAAGTCGTAATGCAAGGCCTCGCTGATCGAGAAGCCGCTTTCGGTCTGGTACTGCGCACCCAGACCGCGCAGCGTGTCGATGAACCAGGGGCCCTTCTGGATCGCGATCACCGGCAGGATCTGCACAAACGTCCGGTCCGAGCCGGCATAGCGTGGGCCCGTCACGGCGGCCACGCCGAACGCCGCCTGGTCGGCGGGGGCATCGGGTGCCTGCGTCGACTCGGCGGCGCTGGCCGCAGCGGCGACCGTGAACAGGCAAAGCGCACCGGTGGTGCGAACGGAACGGGGAGGTAGATGTCGTTGCATGGCGGGGTCTGTGGTGGGGGAGGGGTCATCCAGCCAGCGAGATGCGCGGAGGACGGATGCGGAACGTTAGGTCCGCGGTTTCAAGGCCCGATCCACGTTTCTTGAAGATTTGATGGAGACGCGGCAGCGGCATGTCCTTTCTCGCCAACCGACATCGGCCGGTGCGCGGGTCTGGCCGACGACGGCGGCTAAGGAGGCGAAACGCGGGCAAAACGGGGCGGGGCCTTGCGGTACGCGCGGGCGCGTAGCACCCTGCGCACGCCGATTCACTTTCACGGAATGCCCCATGGCCCGCAGTATCGCCATCGTCGAGGACGAACCCCTGATCCGCGCCAACTACGTCGAGGCGCTGAACCGCTTCGGCTACGAGACGCGCGGTTACGGTTCGCGTTCCGAGGCGTCGAATGCCTTTGCCATGCGCCTGCCGGAACTGGTGATCATCGACATCGGTCTGGGCGACGAGCCCGAGGGTGGTTTCGATCTCTGTCGCGAGCTGCGCGCGAAGTCGGCCACCTTGCCGATCATTTTTCTCACCGCTCGCGATTCGGACTTCGACGTCATTTCCGGTCTGCGCCTCGGTGCCGACGATTACCTCTCCAAAGACACCAGTCTGCATCAGCTCGCGGCACGCATCGCCGCGCTGTTCCGTCGCATCGAGTCGTTGAAGACGCCTGCCGCGAGCGAGACGGTCATCGAGCACGGCCCGCTGAAGCTGGAGTCCGAGCGCATGCGCGTGCTGTGGAACGGGATCGAGATCCCGCTGACGGTGACCGAGTTCTGGATGGTGCACACGCTGGTGCGCTTCCCGGGCCACGTCAAGAATCGTGACCAGCTCATGCGCGAAGCGGAGCTGGTGGTCGACGATGCGACGATCACCTCGCACATCAAGCGCATCCGCAAGAAATTCGTGGCGCTGGCACCGGACTTCGATGCGATCGAAACGGTGCATGGCGTGGGCTATCGCTGGACGCCGTGAGCATCGTTCGCCGTTCTAGCGACCGCGCGTTCCACGTCGCGCTTCGTTCCCGTCGCCACACCCGATGAGCCTGCGCCAGAAACTGCTGCTCGTGGCGCTGTGCACCCTGGCGTTGCCCGTCGCCGGGTGGCTCTACGTGCGCCAGATGGAAACGCTGCTGCGCGAAGGGCAGGCGCAGGCGCTGGTCGCCTCCGCTCGCGCCATGGCGCGCAGCCTGGTGGTCGTGGATGCCCCGCTGCCGCCGGCAGGCCCCGCGTGGTACGTGGAACGCACGCCGGTGCCGATCACCGTGGACGGCTACGCGGACGACTGGGCGTCGCTGAGCCCGTGGGCGCAGACCTTCGGCCACAACACGAAGGTGATGCTCGCCGAGGACGATCGCTGGCTCTACTTCTACGCGGACGTGCGCGCGCCGCAGCGCCATCGCGCCGACGCGGGCGATCGCCTGGTGCTGAGCGCCGATCACCTCATCATCTCCATCGCCAGCGGCGAGGATGCACAGCGCTACCTGCTCGCCAGTGCCGCGCCGGGGCCCACGACGGCGATCGCGCTGGATGCCGACGCCGGTGTGCTGCCCGATCGCATCAATGCCCAGTGGCAGGAGGATGGCAGCGGCTTCCACGTGGAATTCCGCCTGCCGCGTGGTCTTCGCCTCGACCGCTTCGGCCTCGGCGTGCACATTGCTGCCGACGGCGACAACGAGCCCTTGAGCGCCGACAGCCGTCCCTTGCTCGATTTTTCCGCGGCGCTCTCGCAGGAGTTGTCGCGCCTGGCGCCGGACGGCGTCCGCGTACGCATGCTATCTCCCGATGCATGGCTGATGGCGCAGAGCGGCAAGCTCGCCTTGCCGGACCTTCCCGCCGCCGAGCGTCCTGGCTGGTTCGCCTCGCTGGTCTATCGCTCATTGCTCGCGACGCGCCTCGACGACGACAGCGCCTGGGCCGAGGACGCGCCGCGGGTCGATCTGCCCGAGGTGCGTGAAGCGTTGCAGGGTAAGCCCGCCACAGCGTGGCGCGCGGGCGAGGCGCGTGGCAGCGTCGTGCTGGCGGCGGCGATGCCGGTGACGGTGCGCGGTCGACTGCATGGCGTGGTACTGCTCGAACAACCGAGCCGCGCAGTGCCGCTGCTCGCGAACCGTGCACTGTTCGGCTTGCTGCTCACGAGCTTCGCCGTGCTGCTCGTGGCCGGTGGCGTGCTGCTGCTGTTCGCGACACGGCTCACCTTCCGCCTGCGTCGCCTGCGCAACGCGGCCGAGCGGGCGCAGGCCAACGATGGTCGCCTGGAGGGACCGTTTCCGCTCACCGATGCCACCGACGAACTGGGCGACCTCGCGCGCAGCTTCGCGCGGTTGTTCGAGGTCGTGGGCGGTTATACCGATTACCTGCGCACGCTCGCGTCCAAGCTCTCGCACGAGCTCAATACGCCGCTGGCGATCGTCAAGTCGTCGCTCGACAATCTCGACCACGCCGGGCTGCCCCCGGAAGCGGAGCCGTACCTTGCACGAGCGCGCGACGGCGTGGCGAGACTTGGCGCGCTGGTTCGCGCCATGAGTGAGGCGAGCCGGATGGAGCGCGCCATTGCGGCCGCGGAAGCGGAGGACGTGGACCTCGCCGACATCGTGCGCGGCTGCGCGGAGGGCTATCGCGCCCTGGCCGGCGACCGTCGGCTGGAGACCGAGCTGCCCGCCGAGCCGGTGCCGATGCACGTCTCGCCCGAACTCATCGCCCAGGCGCTGGACAAGCTGTTCGATAACGCGCTTTCGTTCACCCCGCCGGGCGGCTGGCTGCGCATCGCGCTGCGGCCCACGGCCGAGGGCGCGGACATCACGCTATCGAACCAGGGGCCGCCACTACCGGCGGCCATGCAGGGGCGTCTGTTCGACTCCCTGGTGAGCCTGCGCGACAAGGCCACCCCAGGCGACGCACCGCATCTGGGCCTGGGCCTCTACGTGGTCCGCCTCGTGGCCGAGCGCCACCAAGGCACCGCCAGCGCCCGCAACGTGGACGACGGCGTCGCCTTTACCCTCCATCTGAAGGGCATGCCCCGCCAGCGGCTGGGGTAGAGGCCGGCATCCGGGCCCGTCGAAAGACGACGGCGCGCCGGATCACCCGTGCGGGAAACACA includes:
- a CDS encoding efflux RND transporter permease subunit; protein product: MFLTRSALTSSRLTLFITALILVAGTWTFLHFPSQEEPSVTVRDAIVSISHPGMPADEVETMLAKPAEERLRELDGLKTIVSNARPGSVVIQLTAYDRVTDLDALWLNVRSKLAEVGQGYPAGTLGPFLDDNFASVSVASIAVTAPGFSPAEMREPLHRFRAALYALDGVSRVSFNGMQDTRIYVQFDRTKLASLGLTPAAAAQQLAAQNDVASTGEPTALGMALSVSVGGRLRSADDLRRFQLSVPREDGNDEIPLGDVANVQTMPQDPPQAAAIYRGETAVVVSVAMQDGLDIATFGKALKKRIDEATQQLPAGFQAHIVTFQADVVARQMSRMHHVMGETVVIVMAVVMLFLGWRMGLVVGAIVPLTILSSLLIMRVFGIALQMVSIAAIILALGLLVDNGIVIAEDIERRLKAGEERRQACIEAGRTLAIPLLVSTLVIVFAFSPFFLGHTSTNEYMRSLAEVLAVTLLGSWLLGLTVTPLLCFYFARVHVQEHAESTRESTFYRTYRRAIGWVLEHKALYLGSMLLCLGAAGWTLTHLPYDFLPKSDRLQFQIPLTLQPGTDARETLSVVRQISTWLADTKANPEVESSIGYVADGGPRIVLGLNPPLPGANIGYFTVSVKPGTDVDTVIARARSYLSQHYPQAYAEPKRFSLGSTESGVAVYRISGPGEAQLRALSSKVAAALRALPGTEDVLDSWGPRIPRYRVDIDPQKLRAFGLNRSDVMASLQTRFGGNEATEIQDNGTAVPVVIRGDAVERAPGADLGDTLIHRASGDPVALSALATITLDSEPGVLQRRNLMRSITVTARNPSMTADEIATTLAPRIRQIALPPGYAITLGGEIEDSAETNAVLTRYMPLAIGGMLLLFVWQFNSFRKVAIILAGIPFILIGSTLALVLTGYPFGFMATFGLLSLAGIIVNNAVLLLERIEAEVADGRHHHDAVIEAAVKRLRPIVMTKLTCVVGLVPLMLFGGALWTGMAITLIGGLLLGTLITLGLIPLLYDVFFRERHAA
- a CDS encoding efflux RND transporter periplasmic adaptor subunit, translated to MMRSLFAAAGLVAVCLLTACDRPPRHRPAERYVVLAQVTSAPDATSSVLGQVRQAQRATLGFDMAGRLASVAVQPGDRFAQGDTLATLDPAPARLRLAQARSEALASRGEWLDQVEQLRQQQALFDDGAASQSTLSRARAAEQAAHGKATAADAAVALAQRDVEHTRILAPFPGAVVTRMAEPGGDLSAGQSVLTVEGESELEVVASLPAKLASVVAVGDTAQLIGPDGIRAHVQLSHLSRHMAQGAIAEGIFRVLAPPGGLLPGQRVELKLRSPSADQRDTAIPLTALIPDASAGRGSVFVFDAVHGQVMRRPVTVAAIRGDRALIGAGLSIGERVVKAGTAFLSDGQAVVTWEGGSELENP
- a CDS encoding efflux transporter outer membrane subunit, whose product is MPCRPPHDRLLWPHSIALLVLATASALLSACSLTPRFERPGVALPSTLSASRAPAGPNDGKASPNSTFSPDEARFIASFSPDGEGARIVAAALASNPDMRKVASEVAQARAQRASARSALFPQLDAAAQRDRVHLDDAGAQAMLGRDFTSATLELHDELDFFGRLHALSDAAAHDYLSSKAAQTEARGALIAEVLGAYVDERAAAEIGDKAREADQAADVLLTHAEKQHAVGTLSADDLQARRDVVTKAHLARMNADRKHAQALRYLQSLCGYQLSPPSSNLASLGRTDSMSQALASLPSDVLLSRPDIVGAEERLRAANANIGAARAAFFPSIRLSSSLGHVSPDLGHLFSANTGGWTFLPQLDIPLFDGGARRANLDLAEARKHAAVADYESTVQRAFREVADALDERQAAATRVERMTPLCAADAARLQKAKARHAAGLEDPSELLSQSIDAAQVQMDCLSAERDQAVSRLAVFRAFYGVDLPSPPSANPGRG
- a CDS encoding response regulator transcription factor — encoded protein: MRRRVLVIEDDADSASILLAYLEKDGFDVHVAPDGRKGIDAHAQWKPDIVLLDIMLPEVSGIDVLSAIRRTSETPVIMLTALGDEPDKIGALRFGADDYIVKPYSPREVVARVHAVLRRAVQSASTSSNTTFSEGPLIVDTQAVTATVSHPGRDSVTLDLTPTEFGILAMLVKTPFKAFTRMELLEACMPDSDALERVIDTHVHNLRRKLSAEGVSGVLVTVRAVGYRYR
- a CDS encoding sensor histidine kinase, whose product is MTTQERPPAPRSRSLWRWVAVRMSLLAVGVVLLIALAMWLRLAFEVYAIERRIPPETLAKISVLKASPEQNDQALWTYLRQYYKAQDLLPSVVGSDWLIFYALVLASIPLIIALGFLASRPLSRQFSVVAATARRVTSGDFSARAELVPGAPLELNRLAEDFNAMCEKLSRYEREVLESSAILAHELRTPLNAAMGRVQGILDGVFAPEPDQLTLIHRQLTQLNRLISDLHFLSMARAGELHFIDEPFDMAELVAERMAWSSPAIEEAGMVATFDAPPGILWHGDRGRVGQVISILIENALRYAAAGKALSLRVRANEKAVTIDVQDRGPGIAEDDLPRVFDRFWRAEHSRGRHSGGSGLGLSIADVVVEAHGGSIVARNRDGGGLVVTLTLPYR
- a CDS encoding MipA/OmpV family protein is translated as MQRHLPPRSVRTTGALCLFTVAAAASAAESTQAPDAPADQAAFGVAAVTGPRYAGSDRTFVQILPVIAIQKGPWFIDTLRGLGAQYQTESGFSISEALHYDFGRVDRDSTFRPGSRTLRGMGDVAGSVVSRTIVAQQFNAMLSASAEAEYSLKDGTHRARYRAGVEVGLWQSETDSVAVNADLHAGNRAFDRAYFGVSPVQSRRSGYAAYQADAGLYAYSGSATWTHVFSPHWSSNLVLQGTHYMGKAGDSPLVKRHTALGTALAVNYSL
- the pdsR gene encoding proteobacterial dedicated sortase system response regulator; protein product: MARSIAIVEDEPLIRANYVEALNRFGYETRGYGSRSEASNAFAMRLPELVIIDIGLGDEPEGGFDLCRELRAKSATLPIIFLTARDSDFDVISGLRLGADDYLSKDTSLHQLAARIAALFRRIESLKTPAASETVIEHGPLKLESERMRVLWNGIEIPLTVTEFWMVHTLVRFPGHVKNRDQLMREAELVVDDATITSHIKRIRKKFVALAPDFDAIETVHGVGYRWTP
- a CDS encoding ATP-binding protein gives rise to the protein MSLRQKLLLVALCTLALPVAGWLYVRQMETLLREGQAQALVASARAMARSLVVVDAPLPPAGPAWYVERTPVPITVDGYADDWASLSPWAQTFGHNTKVMLAEDDRWLYFYADVRAPQRHRADAGDRLVLSADHLIISIASGEDAQRYLLASAAPGPTTAIALDADAGVLPDRINAQWQEDGSGFHVEFRLPRGLRLDRFGLGVHIAADGDNEPLSADSRPLLDFSAALSQELSRLAPDGVRVRMLSPDAWLMAQSGKLALPDLPAAERPGWFASLVYRSLLATRLDDDSAWAEDAPRVDLPEVREALQGKPATAWRAGEARGSVVLAAAMPVTVRGRLHGVVLLEQPSRAVPLLANRALFGLLLTSFAVLLVAGGVLLLFATRLTFRLRRLRNAAERAQANDGRLEGPFPLTDATDELGDLARSFARLFEVVGGYTDYLRTLASKLSHELNTPLAIVKSSLDNLDHAGLPPEAEPYLARARDGVARLGALVRAMSEASRMERAIAAAEAEDVDLADIVRGCAEGYRALAGDRRLETELPAEPVPMHVSPELIAQALDKLFDNALSFTPPGGWLRIALRPTAEGADITLSNQGPPLPAAMQGRLFDSLVSLRDKATPGDAPHLGLGLYVVRLVAERHQGTASARNVDDGVAFTLHLKGMPRQRLG